The sequence GTGTCGTTGCAATCAAGGGAAAAGTCGTTAATATTGTAGTTCAGTGACTCTCGATCAGGAGGAAGTTGAATGGCAAATCCAAAGAAGAAAATTACCCACAGCAGGAAGGGCAATAGATACAGCAAAGTCAAGATGCGCTTCAGGAACAACCATAGCCCCCTTGTCCACTGCGGCCACTGCAACAAGCTTATCCGTACACACCATATCTGCCGGTATTGCGGCTATTACGATGGCAAGCTCGTGGTCAAGCAGGAAGAGAAGAAGGAAAAGCCTGCCGCCTAGCGTATGAAGGTTGCAGTCGATGCCATGGGGGGCGATTATGCCCCCCATGAGATTATCAAGGGTGCCGTAGAAGCTGCCCGTGCGTTTGGTGTCACGGTTGTCTTCGTGGGCGACGAGGTCGCTATCAATAGTGAGCTGTCCCAGTATCGTCAGGGTCAGCTCTTTTCGTACGAAGTGGTCCCGACGACCCAGGTCATCACGTTTCACGACCACCCATCCGAAGTACTGAGGACGCGCAAGGACTCGTCGCTGTATCGGGCCATCCAGCTCGTTGCCGAGAAGAAGTGCGATGCGATCGTCTCCGCCGGCAGTACCGGGGCACAGATGGCAATCTCCCTCTTTGTCCTCGGCCGCATTCGCGGCGTCCTTCGCCCGGGGCTGACTACTGCTGTACCGTCCGCGACGGGCGAGCCGTTCTACTTCATCGATGTTGGAGCAGTGGCTGACTGTGTTCCAGAGAACATCCTGCAGTTTGCGCGCATGGGCCAGGTTTACTGTCGCCTCGCTACGGGCAAGGAGACGCCGACGGTTGGCCTCCTCAACATCGGCGAGGAAGCCGAGAAGGGGTCCCGCCAGATGATCGAGGCGCACAAGCTTCTGGCCGCAAAGACTCCTGGGTTCATTGGCAACGTCGAACCGAAAGAAGCTTTTCGACATGCCGCGGATGTCGTGGTCAGCGATGGATTCACCGGCAACATCTTCATCAAGACCATGGAGAGTACGGCAGAAACGCTGTTTGGCATGATGAAGTCGGCGCTCGGCAGCTCTATCAAGGGCAAGCTCGGTGGCGCGCTGGCTCACAGCAATCTGCGACTCGTCAAGGAGAAACTCGACTACAGCCAGTACGGCGGGGTACCGCTGCTGGGAGTCAAGGGCATCAGCATCGTCTGTCATGGGAGGTCCGACGCCACGGCCATCTATCACGCCATCCGTGTCGCCAGGAATGTCAGCGACGAAGGCCTTGTGACGAAGCTGGAGGCACTCTGGAAATGACAGACAGCATACGCCCGACTCGCAGGACCGCCATTCATCGGATCGTCGTTCCGAAGGACGATTTCACCGGTGCCCTCGTGATGGAGCGGACCGAGGAATTCAACAAGACACTCCCCGTATCGTTCAAGAATCTCCGCTATCTGGTCGTCGCTCTCACGCATAGCTCATTCGCCAGCGAGCACCACAGCTACACGTCGAACGAGAAGCTTGAATTCGTGGGCGACGGTGTCGTGAACTTCATCGTTGCCAAGTTGTTGTTCCTCGAGTTTCCGGACGCCCAAGAGGGCGATCTCTCTAAGATGCGCGCCGCACTGGTCAAAGAGCAGGGCATCTATGAGCGCGCGCTGGAACTGGGGCTCGACAGGTATCTGTTGCTGGGCAAGGGCGAAGACAAGCTGCGCGACGAGCGCAAGCCGGCGATTCTCGCGGACGGCTTTGAGGCTCTGGTCGCTGCCATATACTTTGACAGCGGCATGCACGCGGCCGAGAAGTTTGTCAGCATCGTGTTTCACAAGGCAATCGCCGAGCTGCGCAACGGAGCGGTCCTGGATCACAAGACAGCCCTGCAGGAAGAGACGCAGCGGAGCGTCCGCCTGCTGCCGTCGTATGATACGGAGGTCGCGCGGGGCGAAGACGGATCGGACGTGTTCACGTCACTGGTGTATATCGGCAACGTCCTGTACGGCGAAGGCCGCGGGTCATCCAAGAAGAAGGCCGAAGAGGACGCCGCTCGTGCGGCCCTTGATGCTTTTGTCTCGGAGCACCCTCATCGAGGGGAGTCTGGTCAGTGAGCTTCCTTTCGCGCGTCAAGCAGCTCTTTGGTGGGGACAAGCCGGTGCAGGAGGAATATCCAGTCGAGGTGCTTGACAGCGGAGCCGAGCCACAGGAGTCGATGTCGTCCGCTGCACCACAGACCGTGCGCCAACAGGCCGGAAGCGCTCGCCACGAGGCAGCAGATTTCGATGCTCTGGAGGAGCTTCTGATCGACGCCGGCATCGACGTCGACACGACAATGGCGATCCTGCAGGAAGTACGAAAGGGCGGACTGCTGGGCCGTCCCACCGCAGAACAGGTCATCGAGCGTATCCGTGGCAAGCTGAGTTCCGTGTTTGATCTGGACAGTACGCTGCACACGACGGGCTCACCTGCCGTCATCCTCGTTACGGGGGTCAACGGCGTGGGCAAGACTTCTTCGATCGCCAAGCTGGCAAACATGCTCAAGCAGGAGAACCGCTCGGTCCTGCTGATTGCGGCCGATACCTTTCGCGCCGGGGCGGTCGACCAGCTTGCTATCCTTGCTGATCGCGTCGGCGTCCCAGTGATGCGTTCGGTAGAGGGACAGGACCCGTCCAGTGTCGTGTTCAACGGACTTCAGAAAGCTGTAGCGGGCGGCGTGGACGTCGTGGTGATCGACACGGCAGGTCGGCTTGAGAACAAGAAGAACCTTACGTTCGAGCTGCAGAAGGTTGTGCGCGTCATTGAAACGAAGTTGGGTCTGCCATTGTCAGAGACACTGCTGGTCATCGACGCGACGACCGGCGAGAATGCTCTCATGCAAGCCCGCGCCTTCCGTCAGGCGATCCCGATCTCGGGCATCATCCTGACCAAGATCGACTCCGGCGCGAAAGGCGGCAGTATCGTGAGCATTGCGCGTGAATTGCGTATTCCAATCAAGCTGGTCTGCAATGGTGAAACACTTATGAGCATAAAACCATTTGACAAAGACGATATAGTGAACATGATATTGCTGTCAGAGTAAGCATCAATAGCAGTGAGAACGTACCTATTCCGCTACATGCAGATAAGGAGCTGAACTATGCAGAGCAAGCCGAAGGAAAAGGTGTCCATCACTCCTGGTCACGAGAAGAAGATCAAGCGCAAGGAAGAGATCGGCGAGTTGCTTGAGTTCTACTCGGGGCTGCTCACCAAGAAGGAGCTCGGCGTTCTGGAGCTGTACATCCAGCCGAGCTGCTCCGGCGCCGAGGTCGCCCGCAAATTGCGGATCTCACGGCAGGCCGTCCATGACCACATCCGTCGCTCACTTGGACGCATGAGGCGCTGCGAGAGCAAGTTGGAGCTTATCTCAAACTACAAGAAGAACGTTGTGATGTTCCGGAAGATCATGGCCAAACTCGATCAGTGCTGCGCACAGTCACACAACACAGAAGGTGAACAGACCCTTGGGGAGTTGAAGACCCTGTTCGAGAAGCTGATCAACCGTAACAGCCACGAGCTGTAGGTATCCCGAGTGTTCGAATCTGTAAAGAAAGCGCTTGGTGGGGTCTTCGATGGGCTGCGCCGCAAGGGTCTGCTGTCACAGGGAGACATTGATGCTGCGCTAGCCGAGGTCAAGCTGGGTCTGCTCGGCGCCGACGTCGACTATCGAGTTGTCAAGTCGTTCATCACTCAGACGCGTGAGGCATGCCTGGACGAGAAGGTCCTCAAGAGTATCACGCCCGGTGACCAGGTGGTCAAGGTTCTCTACGAACAGCTGACGCAGGCGCTTGGAGGACAGGGCGGCAAAGGCATCGCCATCACACATATCCCATATCGGGTCATGCTTGTGGGTCTCCAGGGGTCTGGCAAGACGACGACGCTGGGCAAGCTGGCACTTCTCCTCAAGAAGGAAGGTCACTACCCTCTTCTCATTCCCGGAGACTACGGCCGGCCGGCAGCCTACCAGCAACTACAGAAGCTGGCAGCTGACGCGGGGGTCGAGTTCTACGGGGAACATGCCGAGAGTCTGGCGGATCTCATCCGCGGTGCTGATCGGTTTGCCCGGGAGAAGTCCCTGGATGTTCAACTGCTGGACACGCAAGGACGCCACGACTTCGACACAGAGCTCATGGATGAACTGCAGACGGTTACTGCGCTGTACCACCCTGACGAGACCCTGATCGTGCTCGATTCGATGATCGGATCAAAGGCCATTCCGCTTTCGCAGAGCTTTGACAAGGTTGCCCCACTTACTGGGGCGATCTTCACGAAGTTCGATTCACCCGCACAGGGTGGCGCGGTCTTGTCCTTCAAAGAGGCCATTGGCAAGCCAATCAGGTATATCGGCGTCGGAGAGCATCTGCAGGACCTCGATTACTTCATACCGGAGAGGCATGCGGCGCGCATCGTCGGCTACGGCGATATCGAGGGACTGCTCAAGCGGTACGATGACGCCGAGTCCAGGGCAAAGGCAGCAGGCGTCGCCAAGAGAGTCCAAACGGGGAAGTTCGACCTTTACGACCTCCGCGATCAGCTGGTTGAAATAGCTCAAGTTGGTGGTATAAATAAGATGCTTGAGAGTCTTCCCGCCAACATGGTTCCGAAGGGGGCTGTTGCCGACGAAGGCGTTTCAAAGAGATTCACGGCCATCATTGACTCCATGACCGACAGCGAAAGACGCAGTCCTGCCATCCTGAACGCGTCCCGTAAGCGTCGTGTTGCTCGCGGCGCAGGCGTGGATGTCAGTGACATCAACAGAATGCTCAAGCAGTTCGAGTTGTTCAGCCGCATGGCGAAGATGGCTAGCAACAGGCACGCCGGGGGCTTTGGCTTGCCCGGATTCTAATACTCGCAGGTACGCAACAGGAGGAAACATGGTAAGCATCAAGCTCGCAAGGACTGGAACCAAGCATCAGGCGCACTATCGTTTTGTCGTGCTGGACCGTAAGAAACCGACCAACGGCGCGGTCATCGAGACACTCGGATACTATGACCCCAAACCCAAGGAGCCGAAGATCGAGGTCAGCGAAGAGCGTGTCGCTTATTGGCTCGGACTTGGCGCCCAGCCAACTGATTCCGTGCGCAACCTCCTCAAGCACAACGGTATCTGGCAAAGATTCGTTGCTAGCAAGGCCGCGAAGTAAGCCGGCTCTGCGCGCATCAGGAGATTCCCGATGAAGCAGTTGGTCGAGACGATCGTCAAAGCTCTGGTGGATAGCCCCGAAGAAGTGGTTATCACTGAGATCGCTGGAGAGCAGACCATGACTTATGAGATCAAGGTCGGCCAGAAGGACACCGGCAAAGTCATCGGAAAAATGGGTCGCACGGCTCAGGCAATTCGCACCATCGTCAGAGCGGCTTCTGCCAAGTCCGGTAAGAGCGCCACAGTCCAAATCGACAGCATGAACGACGAACAGGCCGAGGGTGGTCTGAAAGAGGAGCAGTAGAATCGATGGCTACCAGCGTTTGGATGAAACAGAATGTTCTCATCAAGACGGTCGTGACCCAGCAGTTCAAGGACAGCTATCTCAAGGAGCTGGACGGAGCGTATACTGGGGCGAAACAGAACCTTGAGAGACTGAAGTCCTCACTCTCGCAGGTTATCCTTCGTGGCGGCGTGGGCGGTCAGTACGACGATCTCGTCAAGGCGCAGTTGCAGGAGGAGAAGGCAAAGCAGGAGCAAATGGCTATGGATCTCGAGGCCAAGAAGGCCGAGGTATCCAAACTGGAGCTTGGCTCTGTCTACGTTCAGGGCGCCCTTGAAGGGACTGTTGAAGTCAAGATGGGGGACAATCTGTTCCAGAAGATCAGCTCCACCTCGGTCCTCATTCAGGACGGCGTCATCCTGTCTATCGACTAGCAATTCACTGCATTGTACGGTTCAGGGCAGAGCGGCAACGCTTTGCCCTTTTTGCATGTCCACTCGGCTTGACATGCTCGCGCGATATGTGGTATAGTCTGAAAACATGTGAAGTACGCGAAGAAACTGGTCGCATTCGGGTTCAGGAGTGGACTGCCGGCTAGGAGGTGGTCTACTGACGGGCGGAACCGGGGCGCCTGGAACGCATCCGGCGAGCTGCCGAAAGGAGTAACGATGGCATCCAAGAAGTTGCTCGGTATGCTGAACGACGCGATTGCCGGCGAACTGCAGGTTGCGGTCCAATATATGTGGCAGCATGTGCAGTGGAAGGGCATGAAGCACTTCGCGGTCAAGGATGAGTTCCAGAAGATCGGCATCGAGGAGATGAAACACGCCGAGGCAATTGCCGAACGGCTCTTCTACCTCGGAGGGACGCCGACGACGAAGCCTGACCCCATTACTGTTGGATCATCACTCAAGGAGATGCTGACCGCAGACATGAAGGCCGAGGAGAAGACGATCAAGATGTACAAAGAGGTCATTGCCCTGGCCACCAAGGAAGGAGACCTCACGACAGCACACATTTTCACCGAGATCCTGGGGGACGAGGAAGGGCACCACGACACCTTCCAAGGCTTGCTGGAAGAAGTCTGACCGTTCAACCACAGCACGTGACACAAGGCGCCGGGCTTCCCGGCGCCTTTTTGCGTTGTCGGAACAGTCAGGTCGTCAACTCTCCAGAAAAGTATGCGTAGTTGCCACGCCTTTTGAGCAAGGCGCCTGTCCCCTGTTACATGGTCTGTCATTCCCGCGAAGGCGGGAATCCAGTCCCGCCCCGGTGGCCAGCATGTTACAACAACTACGTCTGTCCCCTGTTACACGTCTGGTTGCACAGACTGCGATGCCGTATGGAATCGCATTTGGAGGGCGTTTGCGATCGGTGGCACGGGGGTATTGACAAAGCATCGGGTTCATGAATACTGCATCTAGTGAGAGGTGATTCAGGTTTTGGGTTTGGCATTTTCTAGTGATGGAGGCGGGAATGTCACACATTGCGGGAATGGGAGTCAAGGTTCCGGACAGGGTTCTGACGAATGAGTACTTCAGCGAGTACTTCAACGAGGACTTGAGTGGTTTCCTCGAAGGAATAGTTGGTCAGAAGGAGCGTCATTGGCTGGCTGACGACGAATCCGTGGTTGACCTCTGTCTTCCTGCTGCCCAGGAGGCGATGGCAGAAGCCGGGATTACGGCAAAGGACCTTTCGATGGTCGTCGTCGCTTCCGACACCCACGAGTACATCTCACCGCCGACGTCGCTTGTCGTCCAGGGTAAGCTTGGGGCTATCAACGCGATGGTCTTCGACCTGTCTGCTTCCTGTGCTTCGTTTGTTACTGCCCTCGTGACTGTGGACTCATGGTTCAGGTCTCACCCGGACTTCAAGTACGCTCTGCTGATTGGCGAATATGGCATGACCAAGTATGTGGACAAGGATGACAAGTACACGGCCTCTCTCTTCGCCGACGGTGCCGCAGCTGTCGTCATCGAGAACACAGGCGAGAGTCTCATCGCGTCGAAGTTTATCGCCGACGGCACGTATCATGACTATCTGGGCGTGTTCGGTGGGGGAACCAGGTATCCAATCAACGACGATACGCTTGCCAAGGGTCTGCACAAGCTGCGCATCCTCAAGAAGTACGATGAGAATCCCAACCTGGTCGCATGGCCTGGACTGGTGAAGAGCCTTATGGAGAAGGTCGGCGAGCCTCTGGGTGCCATCGATCTGATCCTGTTCACTCAGATCAATCTTTCGGTCATCAAGAAAGTGCTGGAGATTCTGGGCATCCCAGAGTCAAGGTCACACTGGATCATGGACAGATACGGCTACACCGGCTCGGCGTGCATCCCAATGGCATTGTATGATGCTCGCAAGCAGGGCAAGGTGAAGCCCGATGACTTGGTCGTGCTGGTGGCATCGGGCGCAGGACAGGCGATGGGCGCGGTCGCGCTCCGTCTGTAGTCGATCGGGTCAGGGAGCGGTTACATGAGGACAGTACGCATCGCCGGTACGGGCATCTATACGCCGACACGTTCGATGCCGACCGGGGAGGTCGGTGCAATGTTGAACCTGGATCTGACGCAACAGATTCAGACGGGCGGCATCAGGGTCAAGAAGATCATGGCAGACGATGAGGAAGCATCTGACCTCGCCGTCTATGCAGGGATGCAGGCGCTGAAGAATGCCGGAGTCAAGCCTTCGGAACTGGACCTCATCATTGTCAGCACCGATACGCCCGACTACATCTCGCCATGCACAGCGTCCATTGTTCAGCACCGACTGTTGGCCAAGAACGCAGGTATCTTCGACACGAACTGCGCGTGCGCGGGCTGGGTCACTGCGCTCAACACGGCCACCAAGTACATCATGGCGGACCAGCATTTCCACAAGGCACTTGTCATCGGTACCTATGCCATGACGCGATTTCTCAACTGGCAAGACAAGGTCACCGCCCCGACGTTTTCCGACGGAGCTGGCGCTGCCGTGCTCGTCGAAGACGAGTCCGAGACTGGCGGGTATCTCGGGTCGATGCTTTACGCTGACGGGTATTACTGGGACTACCTGGGCGTCTACCTGGGGTCAGCCAGACTGCCGACAGCCGAGTCAGTAGCGAACCAGGAACACAAGGTGCAGTACAACCAGAACAAGAGGTTCCCGGATGTCAACTCGGTCCATTGGCCCCGCCTGGTACGGGAGACACTGGCGCAGGCCAACCTGACACCGCAGGACGCTGACATGCTGCTGTTCACGCAGGTCCGCAGGAACACGATCGAAG comes from Coprothermobacter sp. and encodes:
- a CDS encoding 50S ribosomal protein L32, coding for MANPKKKITHSRKGNRYSKVKMRFRNNHSPLVHCGHCNKLIRTHHICRYCGYYDGKLVVKQEEKKEKPAA
- a CDS encoding phosphate acyltransferase PlsX; this encodes MKVAVDAMGGDYAPHEIIKGAVEAARAFGVTVVFVGDEVAINSELSQYRQGQLFSYEVVPTTQVITFHDHPSEVLRTRKDSSLYRAIQLVAEKKCDAIVSAGSTGAQMAISLFVLGRIRGVLRPGLTTAVPSATGEPFYFIDVGAVADCVPENILQFARMGQVYCRLATGKETPTVGLLNIGEEAEKGSRQMIEAHKLLAAKTPGFIGNVEPKEAFRHAADVVVSDGFTGNIFIKTMESTAETLFGMMKSALGSSIKGKLGGALAHSNLRLVKEKLDYSQYGGVPLLGVKGISIVCHGRSDATAIYHAIRVARNVSDEGLVTKLEALWK
- the rnc gene encoding ribonuclease III, which codes for MTDSIRPTRRTAIHRIVVPKDDFTGALVMERTEEFNKTLPVSFKNLRYLVVALTHSSFASEHHSYTSNEKLEFVGDGVVNFIVAKLLFLEFPDAQEGDLSKMRAALVKEQGIYERALELGLDRYLLLGKGEDKLRDERKPAILADGFEALVAAIYFDSGMHAAEKFVSIVFHKAIAELRNGAVLDHKTALQEETQRSVRLLPSYDTEVARGEDGSDVFTSLVYIGNVLYGEGRGSSKKKAEEDAARAALDAFVSEHPHRGESGQ
- a CDS encoding signal recognition particle-docking protein FtsY, with the protein product MSFLSRVKQLFGGDKPVQEEYPVEVLDSGAEPQESMSSAAPQTVRQQAGSARHEAADFDALEELLIDAGIDVDTTMAILQEVRKGGLLGRPTAEQVIERIRGKLSSVFDLDSTLHTTGSPAVILVTGVNGVGKTSSIAKLANMLKQENRSVLLIAADTFRAGAVDQLAILADRVGVPVMRSVEGQDPSSVVFNGLQKAVAGGVDVVVIDTAGRLENKKNLTFELQKVVRVIETKLGLPLSETLLVIDATTGENALMQARAFRQAIPISGIILTKIDSGAKGGSIVSIARELRIPIKLVCNGETLMSIKPFDKDDIVNMILLSE
- a CDS encoding signal recognition particle protein, which gives rise to MFESVKKALGGVFDGLRRKGLLSQGDIDAALAEVKLGLLGADVDYRVVKSFITQTREACLDEKVLKSITPGDQVVKVLYEQLTQALGGQGGKGIAITHIPYRVMLVGLQGSGKTTTLGKLALLLKKEGHYPLLIPGDYGRPAAYQQLQKLAADAGVEFYGEHAESLADLIRGADRFAREKSLDVQLLDTQGRHDFDTELMDELQTVTALYHPDETLIVLDSMIGSKAIPLSQSFDKVAPLTGAIFTKFDSPAQGGAVLSFKEAIGKPIRYIGVGEHLQDLDYFIPERHAARIVGYGDIEGLLKRYDDAESRAKAAGVAKRVQTGKFDLYDLRDQLVEIAQVGGINKMLESLPANMVPKGAVADEGVSKRFTAIIDSMTDSERRSPAILNASRKRRVARGAGVDVSDINRMLKQFELFSRMAKMASNRHAGGFGLPGF
- the rpsP gene encoding 30S ribosomal protein S16, which codes for MVSIKLARTGTKHQAHYRFVVLDRKKPTNGAVIETLGYYDPKPKEPKIEVSEERVAYWLGLGAQPTDSVRNLLKHNGIWQRFVASKAAK
- a CDS encoding RNA-binding protein gives rise to the protein MKQLVETIVKALVDSPEEVVITEIAGEQTMTYEIKVGQKDTGKVIGKMGRTAQAIRTIVRAASAKSGKSATVQIDSMNDEQAEGGLKEEQ
- a CDS encoding ferritin; the encoded protein is MASKKLLGMLNDAIAGELQVAVQYMWQHVQWKGMKHFAVKDEFQKIGIEEMKHAEAIAERLFYLGGTPTTKPDPITVGSSLKEMLTADMKAEEKTIKMYKEVIALATKEGDLTTAHIFTEILGDEEGHHDTFQGLLEEV
- a CDS encoding ketoacyl-ACP synthase III, whose product is MEAGMSHIAGMGVKVPDRVLTNEYFSEYFNEDLSGFLEGIVGQKERHWLADDESVVDLCLPAAQEAMAEAGITAKDLSMVVVASDTHEYISPPTSLVVQGKLGAINAMVFDLSASCASFVTALVTVDSWFRSHPDFKYALLIGEYGMTKYVDKDDKYTASLFADGAAAVVIENTGESLIASKFIADGTYHDYLGVFGGGTRYPINDDTLAKGLHKLRILKKYDENPNLVAWPGLVKSLMEKVGEPLGAIDLILFTQINLSVIKKVLEILGIPESRSHWIMDRYGYTGSACIPMALYDARKQGKVKPDDLVVLVASGAGQAMGAVALRL
- a CDS encoding ketoacyl-ACP synthase III, which produces MRTVRIAGTGIYTPTRSMPTGEVGAMLNLDLTQQIQTGGIRVKKIMADDEEASDLAVYAGMQALKNAGVKPSELDLIIVSTDTPDYISPCTASIVQHRLLAKNAGIFDTNCACAGWVTALNTATKYIMADQHFHKALVIGTYAMTRFLNWQDKVTAPTFSDGAGAAVLVEDESETGGYLGSMLYADGYYWDYLGVYLGSARLPTAESVANQEHKVQYNQNKRFPDVNSVHWPRLVRETLAQANLTPQDADMLLFTQVRRNTIEGVMNTLGLPMTKTHTVMEKFGYTGSACVPMALHDALEQDLIHSGDIVVMTASGGGYAMACYAMRWL